The Heptranchias perlo isolate sHepPer1 chromosome 30, sHepPer1.hap1, whole genome shotgun sequence region tggacaagtgtggattaataaaggaaagccatcccggatttgttaaaggtaaattgtgtttaactaacttgattgaatcttTTGATGAGGTATCTCcgagggttgatgagggaaatgcagttgatgttgtgtatgtggactttcaaaaggtgtttgataaagtgccacataataggcttgtcagcaaaattgaagcccttggaaaaaaaggggcagtggcagcatggctacgaaattggcaaagtgacaggaaacagagcagtggtgaacagttgtttttcgtacTGCAGGAAcgtatacggtggtgttccccagtgcttggtacttggaccactgcttttttgatatatattaatgactaggacttgggtgtacagggcacaatttcaaaatttgcatataacataaaacttggaagtgtagtaaacagtgaagaggatagtaatagacttcaagaggacataaacaagctggtggaatgggcggacacgtggcagataaaatttaacttgGAGAAGTGCAAATTGacacactttggcaggaagaatgaggagaggcaatataaactaaattgtacaattctaaagagggtgcaggaactgaAAGACCTGGggtctatgtgcacaaatctttgaaggtggtaggacaggttgagaaagcggttaaaaaagcatacgggatcctgggctttataaatagaggcacagagtacaaaagcaaggaagttatgttgaacctttataaaacactggttcagccacagatggagtattgtgtccaattctgggcaccgcactttaggaaggatgtgaaagccttagagagggtgcagaaaagatttactagaacggttccagggatgagggacttcagttacatggatagtccggagaagctgcggttgttctcttTACAGCAGAGATTATTatgatgagatttgatagaagtgttcaaaatcatgaagggtttagataaagtaaataaagagaaacttagCAGTGGCGGAGGGGTTgataaccagagcacacagatttaacatgattggcataagaaccaaaagcaacatgaggaaaaacttctttatgcagtgagtagttatgatctggaatgcgctgcctgaaatggtggtggaagcagattcgatcatggctttcaaaaaggaattggataaatacttaaacggaacaaatttgcagggctacaggcaaagagcaggggaatgggactaactggattacccttacaaagagccggcatgggctcgatgggccaaatggcctccttctggggcGCTGTAACCATTCAAAGATTCTATGAAGCCCAGGAAATTAATaaaaatcaaaaagagcagtggtcctaatactgacccctgggggacaccactgtatacttccattcaatctgaaaaacaaccattcaacattactctctgctttctgtaccttagccaatttcgcatccacgctgccactactcccttaatcccatgggcttcagtgttgctaacaagtctattatgtgatactttatcaaaagccttttaaaagtccatatacacaacatcaactgcactgccttcatcaactctctctcttacttcctcaaagaactcaatcaagttagtcaaacacgatttgcctttgatAATACAATGCcgcctgtcatttattaacccatattttccaAGTAACAATTAATTTAGTTTCaatttattgtctctaaaagtttccccattaccatcgttaggctgactggcctgttgttgtcaggtttatccctctcccctttttttgaacaggggtgaaacatttgcaatcctccagtcctctggcaatgcttccatatctaaggaggattagaaaattgtggccagagcctccgctatctccaatcttacttccctcagcaacctaggctgcatcccatccggaccggatgaacaccattcctttgactacctttttactatttgtaAGCATATATAAGACTTTTGGGTTCACTTTTATTTTATCCATTAATCTGTTCCcatatactctctttgccccctcttatttcctttttcagttctcccttgTACtccctgtattcagcttggttctccactgtattatgtgcctggcatttatcataagcctcctttttctgtttaatttttatctctatatctttagtcattcagagAATTCTAGCTTTGgaagcccttcctttccccctcatgggactaTGTCTACTctctacccaaactatctcctctttgaaggcccctattgatcatttactgttttacctgccaatctttgaatccaatCCACCTGGTccagatcccctttcaactcactgaaattagtcctcctgcagttgagtattttcacattttattgttccttctccttttccataactactctaatccTAAATAGGAACAGACCCCCATCTAATGTCGTTGTGTATATTTTGCTCAGACCCAGGACAGGATCCAGATTGTCCATCAAACACTGCGTCACTTCATCAAAATCTACAGCATGAACCTGGGCTCGGTCACATGGCCCCAGGACAAGATGGAAAACTTCCGACTTCTCCTGGATCGGCAGCTCGAAGAGCTAGAGGAATGTATCAAGAAACCGGGCTCAGAGTCCAGACCGAGGAGAAATGCCGCCATTCACAAATACTTCAGGAAACTGAGAATATTTCTCAAACAGAAGGTGGGACAATTGCTATTTGACTGTGCGATTACTGACAGATAATTAATTTCACCCAATTTAAATCTGTTCATTCTCTAATGTATTTTCCTGAATATTTCTCTTTTTCAGAGATTCAGTGTTTGCGCCTGGGAAATAATCCGCGCCGAGACCAGGGCCCGTTTACAACAGATTCTTTTCATAACGGCACAAATCAGAAGAAAAAATTgaagattttcaaaagacatgttTAATAGAGACTGGGAACAATTAATATTTAATTAAAAGACCATCTATTTAtaaaaaatatttatattttaacAGCCATTATATTGTATTACTGTAAACACACAATTTGCAGCTAAGTGACTGATGGAGAAACAATGAATGTCTTGATATTGTTCTAAATTTGACTATTTATTTCAATTTATTGATATTTATTTATGTGATATTTACCTGTGATGAAGTGTTAAAGGTTTCACTGGGGGAATCCTGATTCTGCCCCTTCCTTTATAGACTGGCAACTGCTACAATGAAAAGTTTCATTTCAGATTCGCTCTGTAGAGCATCTTATTCCACTGGCTGGTTTTCCAGTGTCAGCTCTCTGTACTGATCCACCCAGCGGACACTACTTTTGCTCCTCATCGCATCTGAATTTAATTTATTGTCATGATGTCTTCATACAGTAAAATGATACAGCTTTtacacagtgtgtatagggaaAAATGAGAAGAGTAAACTTAAAGATTTTCCAATGACTTGTTTAATCCAGACTGAGAACGATAATAAGTTATGTTAAAGGCTCTGAATTTCTAAAATATTGTATTTTTTGTAATGAAAAGTACTATTCATTTTACAATGTTATCAGCTTAGCTCAGCGGTaacactctgagtcagaaggttgttagtTCCAGCCCCATTCCATAGGGAAACTGTTCCATTGCCATTCAGCTTTGTGAGGCTCCTTATTCCAGTTGCTGATCTTCCAGTGACAACTCTCTGCACTGGATTGCCCTGCCAATACCCAGCTCGGTCACTGGATTACAGAGTGAAGTCAGGATTTCAAAGGTTGGGCTCCAGATCGATGCCCCCTGACCTTAACCCTGACCCGCTCTGACCTTTTAGTTTCTGCTCTCCCAGCGGCCAGCACTTCAATTCGTCTCAGGGTCATCTTAATTTATTGATATTTATCATCGTGATCTCTACATCCAATGAAATGTTAAAGTTTTATACAATGTGTAATGTGAGTTCAAAAAGAAATATTAATTTATTGATATTTATTAAGAGTTGGGGAATAGACGATGTTTTTCTAAACTGGAAACTTTTTGTACTGAATGAAGACTGTGTGTAAATAAATGATTTTAATGATAACACTTTTACTGGAGTGATATTCATTTCCCATTTGTGTCTGTCAGTTTCTCATACTCACTATAAATGCTCTGGATTCTTTTACCTGTTGCCTGTTACTGTGACTCTCTCTGCTATATTTTCCTCTCTCCATCGTCTGATTGTTTCTCTCCAGTCAAAGCCTATCACCCCCATTTGAACCCATTGGATCCGATTTTTACATCTCCTAGACAGTACCACAGTTTTGCTCATCTGCTACTCAACTCCGTATTCTGTATTCTCCCTCTAAATGAGAGACGATAGAGCCTGAGGTGTTGAGCAGGAAAGGggcaattgaatcatagaatcatacagcacaaaagaaaCAATTCGGACCATTgtacctgtgcctgctctttgaaagagccatccaattagtcccactctgcaGCCCTctatccatagccctgcaatttttttcccttcaagtatttatccaattccttttgaaagttattattgaatctgcttccaccattttttcagacagtgcattccagatcataacaactcgctgtggaaaaaaaaattctcctcattttgtctctgattcttttgccaatcactttaaatctgtggcctatggttactgacccttctgctactggaaacattttctccatattTATGCAATCAAAAACCTTCTTGATTTTGACCATCTATATTAAATCTCGCCTTAACCTTCAccaatctaaggagaacaaccccatcttcacTAGTCACTCcatgaagtcccacatccctgataccattttaGTCAAttacctctgcaccctctctaaggccttgacattgttCCTAAAGTATGGCACTcagattgaacacaatactctaactggggtctaaccagtgatttataaaggttcagcataacttccttgcttttgtactctacgcctctgtttataaaaccaaggagACCGTGTGATTTTAAcgaccttctcaacctgtcctgctaccttcaaatatttgtgtacctgaactccaggtctctctgttcctgcaccccctttaaaactgtaccatttcgcttatattgcctctcttcattcttcttaccaaaacgCATTACTTCACACctctctatgttaaatttcatctgcaatatGTCTGTCAATTTCATTTGTcgctcacccactctcccatcaacaTCCCTACCTCTTTTCATTTGAACTATCTGAGCCAGTTGCCAGTTTATGCAATCAGACGGTCAAGTTCACATCGGCCAGAGACATTATAAATGTCGGCATAGCAATTTATAATGGAACAAAGTTAATACAAAAAGTGTGACACAAATGTGACATCAGGAAGTCAAGTGATGCAGAAGGAAGTGTATTAATATATTAAAGATAGATGTGCACATAAGATTCCTTGCTAATTCCCAGCATGTTGCCCCCCAGTGCTTTTCAGACGCCCTTTTAAACTTCCTGATCCACTTTTCGCCTCCCTTCTGAACCCCCTTTTAATAATTATTAAAGCATTAGCCTGTTTTATAGGATTTTTACATTTCAGTTTTACTCTAAGCTCTCCCTATAACCATTGATCCCCAGCCTTAGAAGGTCAATCAAAAATGCCAAAACTAAACGATTTGATGAAAAGGTTTTCACCAACacggtcacagtaaaagaggaggtagcttttttttattcattcaggggatgtgggcatcgctggcgaggccagcatttattgcccatccctaattgcccttgagaaggtggtgatgagccgccttcttgaactgctgcagtccatgtggtgaaggttctcccacagtgctgttaggaagggagttccagaattttgacccagtgacgatgaaggaaggcgatatatttccaagtcgggatggtgtgtgacttggtggggaacgtgcaggtggtgttgttcccatgtgcctgctgcccttgtccttctaggtagtagaggtcacgggtttgggaggtgctgtcaaagaagccttggcgagttgctgcagtgcatcctgtagatggtacacactgcagccacagtgcgccattggtgaagggagtgaatgtttcgggtggtggatggggtgccaatcaagcgggttgctttgtcctggatggtgttgagcttcttgagtgttgttggagtattccatcacattcctgagttgtgccttgtagatggtggaaagcgtttggggagtcaggaggtgagtcactcactgcacaatacccagcctctgacctgctcttgtagccacagtgtttatgcggctggtccagttaagtttctggtcaatggtgacccccaggatgttgatggtgggggattcggcgatggtaatgccgttgaatgtcaaggggaggtggttagactctctcttgttggagatggtcattgcctggcacttgtctggcgcgaatgttacttgccacttatgagcccaagcctggatgttgtccaggtcttgctgcatgcgggctcggactgcttcattatttgaggggctgcgaatggaactgaacactgtgcagtcatcagcgaacatccccatttctgaccttatgatggagggaaggtcattgatgaagccgctgaagatggttgggcctaggacactaccctgaggaactcctgcagctgagatgattggcctccaacaaccaccaccatattcctttgtgctaggtagacTCCAGTTGAGATAATagttgggctaaaaattgataaagaggaggtactagaaaggctggctgtacataaagtagataagtcacccggcccggtgagatgcatcctaggttgctgagggaagcgcaGATGGTAATTACAgagctactggccataatcttccaatcctccttagctttgggggtggtgccagaggactggagaattccaaatgttacatccttgttcaaaaaagggtgtaaggataaactcagcagctACAGGACAGTCAGTTCAACCTcaatgatggggaaacttttagaaacaataatccggaacaaagttaatagtcacttggacaaatgtggatgaataaaggaaagccagcgcctttaattaacttgattgagttttttgatgaggtaacagagaaggttgatgagggcaatggggttgacgttgtttacatggactttcaaaaggcgtttgataaagtgccacataataggcttaccAGCAAAATTGAAgactatggaataaaagggtctGTGACAGCATAGGTATGAAaccggctaagtgacaggaaacagagagtattggtgaacaattgtttttcggactggaggaaattTCCCAGGTGTCGTTATTAGGACCACtgatttttttgatatatattaatgacttggacttggttgtacagggcacattttcaaaatttgcagatgacacaaaacttggaagtgtgggaaacagtgagaaggatagtaatagacttcaagaggacatgggcaggctgatggaatgggtggacacatagcagatgaaatttaatgcagaaaagtgcaaaatgatatattttggcaagaaggatgaggagagtcaatataaactaaacggtacaattttaaagcgggtgcaggaacagagagatctggagatctatgtgcacaaa contains the following coding sequences:
- the LOC137300172 gene encoding interferon alpha-21-like is translated as MDLASVCRFWIVWVLFPGTLSLGCERLQLQQVLNIETLSKLNEMGGPFPRQCVEERPSLKTKSLNLVKLSGGLQTQDRIQIVHQTLRHFIKIYSMNLGSVTWPQDKMENFRLLLDRQLEELEECIKKPGSESRPRRNAAIHKYFRKLRIFLKQKRFSVCAWEIIRAETRARLQQILFITAQIRRKN